Within Odontesthes bonariensis isolate fOdoBon6 chromosome 16, fOdoBon6.hap1, whole genome shotgun sequence, the genomic segment TTGTAATACCTCTGAAATGCAAGGCTCCTTTAaaagattaattaattaatacatTTCTCTTCAAGTCTTAGTTGGCCAATTTCATTAGTGATTTTGAGAAGCTGTTTTTTTCAATCTGTTTTGTAGTGATCAATATTGAATGTTATATCTGATCATATATCTTCTCTTGTCACTGCAGAGTTTCCAGAGTCTTAAAGAGAAAAACCTCAGCGAGAGCAAGAGCTTCCATCGTGATGGGAGCTCTTCTCGTGGTTGTTTATCTCTATTTTTTTCAAGATTCTACTTACTTGGAACCCCTGTTCGATGTAGTCAGTGTGAAACGTGTGTTTGACGTTCCAACGAAGCTATCCAACAGAAGTCTCCCTTATGAATACTCCTGGCCAAAGTGCCAGATAAACAGTTCTGCTGCAGATGCCTTAAACTTCAACACACTTCCTGGTAATATAAAGGACTTTCTCTACTACCGCCACTGTCGACATTTTCCCATGCTACTGGACATTCCCGACAAATGTGGAGGAGCTGATGGATCCGCAGAGGTTTTCCTTCTGCTAGTCATCAAAAGCTCTCCTGAGAACTACGACCGCAGAGAGGTGCTGCGCAAAACCTGGGCCAAAGAGAGATTGCAGAATGGTGTATGGATCCAAAGGCTCTTCATCTCAGGAACCCTGAATTCTGGTTTTGCGAAGAAGAGACTGAACAAGCTCCTTGAACTGGAGCAACGCGAGAACAATGACATTCTCCAGTGGGACTTCAACGACTCATTCTACAACCTCACCTTGAAGCAAATACTCTTCCTTGAATGGATGGAAAGAAACTGTCCACATGCTCGCTTCCTACTAAACGGTGACGATGACGTCCTTGCCAACACGGACAACATGGTTCAGTATCTCCTAAACCTTGAGAACAATAACGGAAGCAAACACCTCTTTACTGGCCATCTAATTCATTACGTGGGACCCATTAGAGATCCAAACAGTAAATATTACATTCCAGTGCAGGTGCATGAATCTGAATTATACCCTCCGTACTGCGGTGGTGGAGGCTTCCTTTTATCGGGCCACACAGCTTTTGTCATATACAACATGTCACACCACATTCCCATTCTTCCCATTGATGATGTTTACATGGGAATGTGTCTGGCAAAGGCCGGACTTAGTCCTGAATCCCATCTTGGAGTAAGAACAGCTGGACTTTACATTCCTGGTGGCGGCACGGATGACTATGACCCTTGCTTTTATAGGGAAATGCTTCTTGTTCATAGATTTCTTTCAGTCAACATGTATGTCATGTGGAACCAATTTCATGATCTGAACTGCACCGCAGATTCTACCAAACCATAACTTACAGGTGTTGGATACAGGCAAGTCTGTTGGTGTTTATCAATCAGACTGATCTATTTGGTATGTCATGATCAAATGCAATTCAATCTAAAGAGCAGCGATCCTTCATTTAGATGATTTACCTTTGAGGGGATCGGTTTTACTGACACTGGAGTGTTTGCAATATTCTGCTACTGGTAATGGTTCTGAATGCAGCTCACACTTGTTTGGTACATATGGGGCTAAATAGATTTCTTACAGGGTGACAGTACGAGGACCCAACAGGTAAAAGAAAACTTTGTTTGTGAAGGACAGAAAACAATTTGACACAATGTAATATCTTGGAGTTGTACTGTTACAAAGTAATACAACAAATTTAAACTTTCTGctgattataataataataacaatggtTATGATATTAGGTAAAAATGTACAAtgtattgtatatatatatatttaatttatcCTACATTTCATGTTACCAATACAGAACAAAATCAAAATGGTTGAAGGTTGAGGTGGTGGTTTAGTGCTTGAGCTGTGGATCGGCTATGTGGACATTTCTTAAATAGTAATAAAGTGATGAAATATCTGTCAGCTCACCACGATAATGTGATCTAAACTGATTTCATAGAGACAAAACTATTTACTTTATAAGACATAAATCTATTCGTCACTGCTGCGTGATGTTTTTTGTTCCAAACTTTTCAGCACCGTGTCTGAGAGGTTTTGAGATGTGGTagtaaaaatgacattttagcAACAACTCGAAATCTCTTTCTGTGAAGCACAAGTCACAATTACGTGGGCTCATTTTATCAAGAGAATTCCATTAAAAACAGTCTAATCATAAGCAAACTataatttattgatttatttgttcACATTTTGTAATGTAATCAATAAAATTGATTTTGACTTGCCTTTAATTGTTCTCCAGGTGTCGTCCACATATCTGAACCCTCAGAGGCATCCAGCATATCACTCGACAGCTGCTAATTACATACCAAATGTTTCCATAACGGTAAATCAAAGACAAGACTTTAATCATGATTTTCAAGAAGCATTTGACTTTTTCCAGATTATGAACACTTTCAGGTCACTTTCTATAACATTCAACATTGAACTCTGAATtttgaaaatgaacattttttgCATATAGTACAATTTGGTTATTATAAAACATTCTGAACTCTTTTTACTATCTAATCTATTAAAATGTGAACTTTTTTTCCCTATTGAACCTTCCGATTTCAAAAGCTCTGCTATTTGTAACAAACTAAACTACTTGAAAATCTGTAGATATTTATGGCTGTTTTAGTCCTACATTTTCAATGGCATGTCTTAAACAACGTGGTGTTGATGCAGTGTTCCAGTAAACAGTGGCAGTCAATCTGGCTTCTGCTTTTACATATCTCAAACAAGATGTCTTAAGAAATGAGACCGTCCACTAAAGAGTAATTTCCTGAGTCTGcgtaccatttttttttttttaccgctgCCGCTTTCGTAGACCAGCAGCACTTCCTGAATGTGTTCATTGCAATAGGAGTAGTGAATGCTGCTACAGGTTTAATCGCTCCATAGTCGCCAAGGAAGCACTTAAGGACATACATCTTCAAAACATTCTGACACTAAATGGCACTTTTCAGACCAACAAATTCTCTTTTGTCTTAGCAGCTCACTTATGTGTGATCTGGCAACACAGATATTTCTTAACTTAAGAAAATCTAAACATATAATGTATCATATGCAAATATAACCAAGAAAACTATAAAACTGCTTACATTTAttgaaaaaatgacaaaaactcacattcAAATTTAATGTTATCCATCCGTACAGCAACTGCAACGCTACCTCCTTAGAAGACCGCAGGTTTACAGTTCTTCACAAGAATAACGCTGCTTACGATGCATCATGTTTTTAGTGTAAAGGATATCTATGTTGCATGGCAAGGTGCTACAGGGGAGAGAAAACACTGAGGCAAGGCACTCAGGTTGGGGTTGAAATGCAAACAATGAtacttctgtcagaaccactctcgtcaaaacgagacgagaaacagagatgaatttcagaagcttattctgaattcatacaattatgtttggcggtatggctctgttcggaggaagttcccgacttttccatgagctccatggaagccaagacagggaacagcagcatcctcaggtggagtgccttccatttgctgtaaaggcaacaaacctcctagaacagagcaagcaacaatgaacaacagtatgataTTGTTGGCAATGAAaaatcggtggagcaggggaggtggtgggtgcaagcagaaagcaaaaaaaagcagtgacagcaaaccaagtttaaatgaagtgccccaaatgccaacatccaattgcgagcagcagctgattacccattgagcgcagctggtgtggacagccataagggttgggtcggcgtcagccaataggcaaagggcgcgttgactacgtggtttgccagaactaacgcggtgctaCATTTGTTGTTATTTCTGGTGGAATTAAACAAATGCCCAAAAGAATgagaccaaaagaaaaaaagatggatgTTCCTCAGACATTTGTTATGGATCTGCTGTTCGTGTAGTCTCATAGTTCCCTCCAGCTCCTGAGAGATGAAGGCGTCATTTTGTCATAGCTAGAAAAGCAAAGATTAAATTAATAACCTGAACAATGGTGGTGAGCCAAGAGGTTCAGTGCCAGATATTCAGACTTATTTTTCAGCCCTGTGTATGCTTTCTGAATCCCTTCTGATGTGTGCCACGTTCCGCAGTCTAAGTTTATTCCAAAGAAAGCAAGATCTTCCTATGACTTGCCCGCCTCTGCTTCTCACTGGCTAAAGGTTGTTGTGTTTCTTGGATGGATTGGATAGGTTTCCGCATGAGGTAACTTTGAAGCACGAGCATGGTAAGAGATGCTAACACCCTGATGTCAAGCAGCAGAGGCCTGGTAGACATCGTAAAATATTCCATTTAAAATCTATCAGAGAGCTCTTTGCTTCCACATATGCACGTTTCCTGAAAAAGTACAGTCTGTTCTGAAAGGTCAGTTCCACTAGTGTAAGCCTTCCCAATCTCAGAAAGTATATTAGCTACGTTGGTTTACATAGCAGAACATTACTATTTCACAATAATGTCTCTATTTGTCCAATAGCCACATTTCCCTTCGTCTACATGAAGATGCTGCTTCCATGATAACTTATAGATGCAGCACCTACTCATGCTCTTGTGTTCTCGGGCCTGTAGAtgcattgtgtcactgcatcgaacggatcagtgtgtggatgcaaaacaatttcctccagctaaactcagacaaaactgaaatcattgtctgtggcccacagaaacaaagagaaagtgttatcagtcaccttgagactctctctctaaaacctaattatcaagttagaaatctcggggtaatattggactcagacctgaactttaacagccacattaaatcagtaacatcagcagctttttaccatctaaaaaacattgccagaatcaaaggaatagtgtctaaatcagacttagaaagacttatccatgcgtttgtctccagcaggttagactgctgtaacggcctgctcactgggctctaaactggctgtaagacagctgcagtacatgcagaacgctgctgctcgagtcctgactagaaccaggaaatacgaccatattagtccagtgctcaggtctctgcactggcttcctgtcgctcagagaatagactttaaaacagctctgcttgtgtacaagtctcttcatggtcaagcgccaaagtacatctctgacatgttagagccatatgaaccaactcgggctctgagaacctcagggaggggtctcctgctggtgcccagagtcaggactaaacaaggtgaggctgcgtttcagttttatgctccaaacatctggaacagtcttccagaagatgtgagacaggcctcaactctgacaatgtttaaatccaggctgaaaacagttctatttagctgtgcatatgacacctgaaagtgtcttatctgcactcttcactttaaatttaatgaattaatgattattttttggaatgattttattgccttcttgtgattttatgtagctgtaaagcactttgaattgccttgtgtacgaattgtgctctacaaataaaattgccttgccagATGATGACATTCAGTTTCGCTGCATGAAGTTGTTCTGCCATGATGTGCTGCTTGACAGCCCAGTTACATACAGTTTATTTTGTAACTTAAAAGGAAAAGGAGGGATGGAACCATAATGGAAGAGATTGCTAGTTAGACACTTGTCCTGCATGAAATTTTCCACAGTATTATCCCAACATGGGAAGATGATGCTTCACACTACAAAACTGCAGCCTGTCAACACGATGCCATTTTACAAAAGCCAAATCAGCCTCCTCCCACCGTTCAAAAATTTTATGTGTAGCTCAGATGGTTAGACTGGTCCCTCAACTGCAACGACTATAATGACTCATTTTCTTAATACCAAAGTAGTTACATGACATGATAACCGTTGACAGGTGGTATTGTGGTGCCAAAGGTTTTTGGCTCAGCTTCATGGGAGGGAAGtaggtagttttttttttttgtttttttttaaagtatattttttatggggcggtcggtggcgtagtgggttgagcaggcgccccatgttcagaggctacagtcctcgctgcagctggccccggttcaagtcccgcatcggacggcccttttctgcatgtcttccccctctctctgctccctacttcctgtctcaccaactgtcctgtccattaaaggcataaaaagcccccccccccccaaaaaaagtatattttttattcaaaaaagcaca encodes:
- the LOC142401714 gene encoding N-acetyllactosaminide beta-1,3-N-acetylglucosaminyltransferase 3-like; translated protein: MDRVSRVLKRKTSARARASIVMGALLVVVYLYFFQDSTYLEPLFDVVSVKRVFDVPTKLSNRSLPYEYSWPKCQINSSAADALNFNTLPGNIKDFLYYRHCRHFPMLLDIPDKCGGADGSAEVFLLLVIKSSPENYDRREVLRKTWAKERLQNGVWIQRLFISGTLNSGFAKKRLNKLLELEQRENNDILQWDFNDSFYNLTLKQILFLEWMERNCPHARFLLNGDDDVLANTDNMVQYLLNLENNNGSKHLFTGHLIHYVGPIRDPNSKYYIPVQVHESELYPPYCGGGGFLLSGHTAFVIYNMSHHIPILPIDDVYMGMCLAKAGLSPESHLGVRTAGLYIPGGGTDDYDPCFYREMLLVHRFLSVNMYVMWNQFHDLNCTADSTKP